A single region of the Epinephelus moara isolate mb chromosome 16, YSFRI_EMoa_1.0, whole genome shotgun sequence genome encodes:
- the tspy gene encoding testis specific protein Y-linked isoform X1, with protein sequence MSELTGCKQSADSASRKRCPSPDHNESNKIPCKSAKVSDASNEAGLTSESCRNSEAQSKEIAGSEGQSRASEGAAAAVQADQGSDLTDGTSALPVNNSSADGHGASNTEKPQSSDAHGSAQARGDTEKTEGAKQRPSASLDQTDSAAIAAAEALASLTGGDGEDSQETPCSSEKAKQVKLGSKFKQRGGHQSSRTGSKTQAAAADSSTSVHSTDREDADEMPEADEGDESISGSSSTPSSSFPSDNEDNDDGECAIVSVKMAPEMRQSVALLAQVQMRLEALEKKSARLHQRLELKISRQRRPHLDQRSSITKTIPGFWVTALLNHPHLSAHIDETDEDALSYMTDLEIESFKNNKLGYRIRFHFRRNPYFQNNIIMKELHLGMGGSPMSFSNPILWHRGQNLTAHSEPRKSSRGVYQTFFSWFSDHSNPGQDDVALILKDDLYRDPLRYYLTPLWEPRENGSGGSGARAADNGNGDECVVISDSDDEPGEEAGEAEQGHSREEEEEDEEEEEEEEEEEEEERGPSADESPEEKDDGGGEIVIDGSDDSEQEEEEA encoded by the exons atgaGTGAACTGACGGGCTGCAAACAGTCCGCTGACTCTGCATCGAGGAAACGGTGTCCATCACCCGACCATAATGAAAGCAATAAGATCCCCTGCAAGTCCGCGAAAGTAAGTGACGCATCAAATGAAGCGGGGCTCACTTCAGAAAGTTGCAGGAACAGTGAAGCACAGAGTAAAGAAATAGCCGGGAGCGAGGGCCAGTCAAGAGCTAGTGAGGGAGCTGCAGCTGCCGTGCAAGCGGATCAGGGTTCAGACCTAACAGATGGCACCAGTGCACTGCCTGTCAACAACTCCAGTGCTGACGGTCACGGTGCCAGCAACACAGAAAAGCCACAGTCCTCAGACGCACATGGGTCTGCACAGGCAAGGGGGGATACGGAGAAGACAGAGGGAGCAAAGCAGCGTCCTTCAGCTTCTCTGGACCAAACCGACTCAGCAGCCATAGCAGCTGCTGAAGCACTTGCCAGTCTCACAGGAGGAGACGGGGAAGACAGTCAAGAGACTCCTTGCTCATCTGAAAAGGCCAAACAGGTGAAACTGGGGAGCAAATTCAAGCAACGCGGGGGCCACCAGTCCTCAAGGACGGGCTCTAAAACTCAggcagctgctgcagacagCTCCACATCTGTGCACAGTACTGACAGAGAGGATGCAGATGAGATGCCAGAGGCAGACGAAGGTGATGAATCCATATCTGGATCGTCCTCCACTCCGAGCTCCTCTTTCCCATCAGACAATGAGGACAATGACGATGGGGAGTGTGCCATTGTGTCAGTTAAGATGGCCCCAGAGATGAGACAGTCGGTGGCTCTCCTGGCACAGGTACAGATGAGGCTGGAAGCTCTTGAGAAGAAAAGCGCCCGGCTTCATCAACGGCTGGAGCTGAAGATCAGTCGTCAGCGGCGCCCACATCTGGATCAGCGCAGCTCCATCACAAAAACCATCCCTGGCTTCTGGGTGACGGCT CTGTTGAACCAtcctcatctctcagctcacaTTGACGAGACTGATGAAGATGCTCTTAGTTACATGACTGATCTCGAG ATTGAGTCCTTCAAGAATAATAAACTGGGCTACAGGATCCGCTTCCACTTCCGACGGAACCCGTACTTCCAGAATAACATCATCATGAAGGAGCTGCACCTCGGAATGGGAG GATCTCCCATGTCGTTCTCCAACCCCATCCTGTGGCACCGCGGACAGAACCTGACGGCCCACAGTGAACCCAGGAAGTCGTCACGTGGCGTCTACCAGACCTTCTTCAGCTGGTTCAGTGACCATAGCAACCCAGGACAAGATGATGTAGCACTG ATTCTTAAGGACGACCTGTACAGGGACCCTCTGAGATACTACCTCACTCCACTCTGGGAACCGCGAGAGAACGGCAG TGGTGGCAGCGGGGCCAGAGCTGCTGACAACGGTAATGGAGATGAGTGCGTAGTGATCTCCGACTCAGACGATGAGCCCGGCGAGGAAGCTGGTGAAGCTGAACAAGGTCACAgtagggaggaggaagaggaagatgaagaggaggaggaagaagaagaggaagaagaagaagaggagagggggcCAAGTGCTG ATGAGAGTCCAGAGGAGAAGGACGATGGTGGTGGAGAAATTGTGATTGACG GCTCTGATGACAGtgagcaggaagaggaggaggcctgA
- the tspy gene encoding testis specific protein Y-linked isoform X2, which produces MSELTGCKQSADSASRKRCPSPDHNESNKIPCKSAKVSDASNEAGLTSESCRNSEAQSKEIAGSEGQSRASEGAAAAVQADQGSDLTDGTSALPVNNSSADGHGASNTEKPQSSDAHGSAQARGDTEKTEGAKQRPSASLDQTDSAAIAAAEALASLTGGDGEDSQETPCSSEKAKQVKLGSKFKQRGGHQSSRTGSKTQAAAADSSTSVHSTDREDADEMPEADEGDESISGSSSTPSSSFPSDNEDNDDGECAIVSVKMAPEMRQSVALLAQVQMRLEALEKKSARLHQRLELKISRQRRPHLDQRSSITKTIPGFWVTALLNHPHLSAHIDETDEDALSYMTDLEIESFKNNKLGYRIRFHFRRNPYFQNNIIMKELHLGMGGSPMSFSNPILWHRGQNLTAHSEPRKSSRGVYQTFFSWFSDHSNPGQDDVALILKDDLYRDPLRYYLTPLWEPRENGSGGSGARAADNGNGDECVVISDSDDEPGEEAGEAEQGHSREEEEEDEEEEEEEEEEEEEERGPSAGSDDSEQEEEEA; this is translated from the exons atgaGTGAACTGACGGGCTGCAAACAGTCCGCTGACTCTGCATCGAGGAAACGGTGTCCATCACCCGACCATAATGAAAGCAATAAGATCCCCTGCAAGTCCGCGAAAGTAAGTGACGCATCAAATGAAGCGGGGCTCACTTCAGAAAGTTGCAGGAACAGTGAAGCACAGAGTAAAGAAATAGCCGGGAGCGAGGGCCAGTCAAGAGCTAGTGAGGGAGCTGCAGCTGCCGTGCAAGCGGATCAGGGTTCAGACCTAACAGATGGCACCAGTGCACTGCCTGTCAACAACTCCAGTGCTGACGGTCACGGTGCCAGCAACACAGAAAAGCCACAGTCCTCAGACGCACATGGGTCTGCACAGGCAAGGGGGGATACGGAGAAGACAGAGGGAGCAAAGCAGCGTCCTTCAGCTTCTCTGGACCAAACCGACTCAGCAGCCATAGCAGCTGCTGAAGCACTTGCCAGTCTCACAGGAGGAGACGGGGAAGACAGTCAAGAGACTCCTTGCTCATCTGAAAAGGCCAAACAGGTGAAACTGGGGAGCAAATTCAAGCAACGCGGGGGCCACCAGTCCTCAAGGACGGGCTCTAAAACTCAggcagctgctgcagacagCTCCACATCTGTGCACAGTACTGACAGAGAGGATGCAGATGAGATGCCAGAGGCAGACGAAGGTGATGAATCCATATCTGGATCGTCCTCCACTCCGAGCTCCTCTTTCCCATCAGACAATGAGGACAATGACGATGGGGAGTGTGCCATTGTGTCAGTTAAGATGGCCCCAGAGATGAGACAGTCGGTGGCTCTCCTGGCACAGGTACAGATGAGGCTGGAAGCTCTTGAGAAGAAAAGCGCCCGGCTTCATCAACGGCTGGAGCTGAAGATCAGTCGTCAGCGGCGCCCACATCTGGATCAGCGCAGCTCCATCACAAAAACCATCCCTGGCTTCTGGGTGACGGCT CTGTTGAACCAtcctcatctctcagctcacaTTGACGAGACTGATGAAGATGCTCTTAGTTACATGACTGATCTCGAG ATTGAGTCCTTCAAGAATAATAAACTGGGCTACAGGATCCGCTTCCACTTCCGACGGAACCCGTACTTCCAGAATAACATCATCATGAAGGAGCTGCACCTCGGAATGGGAG GATCTCCCATGTCGTTCTCCAACCCCATCCTGTGGCACCGCGGACAGAACCTGACGGCCCACAGTGAACCCAGGAAGTCGTCACGTGGCGTCTACCAGACCTTCTTCAGCTGGTTCAGTGACCATAGCAACCCAGGACAAGATGATGTAGCACTG ATTCTTAAGGACGACCTGTACAGGGACCCTCTGAGATACTACCTCACTCCACTCTGGGAACCGCGAGAGAACGGCAG TGGTGGCAGCGGGGCCAGAGCTGCTGACAACGGTAATGGAGATGAGTGCGTAGTGATCTCCGACTCAGACGATGAGCCCGGCGAGGAAGCTGGTGAAGCTGAACAAGGTCACAgtagggaggaggaagaggaagatgaagaggaggaggaagaagaagaggaagaagaagaagaggagagggggcCAAGTGCTG GCTCTGATGACAGtgagcaggaagaggaggaggcctgA